In one window of Gudongella oleilytica DNA:
- a CDS encoding lactate/malate family dehydrogenase, with product MFSRQLFDDLEDSDEGAVKNHERTIYYLGRSDPLLSRRGFKAMSACQLENKAEGLELLENKEESMDLPDWIKNRIFAGDVKVVNKNYPNWKDELDPLPEKWKINIAALGDVGSTLAIGLRLLGKNISDIGLYDRSPEKQKRWEYELNQIRRPFDEGSLPKVASASEEDLFNCDMLVFCASKGIPPVGSNVSDVRMAQFEGNREIIHKYAKMARNIGFKGYFAVVSDPVDPLCKAVFIDSNSDDNGEMDFNGIASNKIIGFGLGVMDARAAFYAERDVSLGQYLREGQVFGPHGNGLIVADSMIDYNNEKSIYLTEKTVKANLEIRALGYKPYVAPSLSSGSLSIIAAIQGEYFYGSSLMGHVYMGSKIRITDSGLEVPQYSLHPLLKERLKETYNGLRSII from the coding sequence TTGTTTTCAAGGCAGTTGTTTGACGATCTTGAAGATTCTGATGAAGGCGCTGTAAAAAACCATGAGAGAACCATATACTACCTGGGGAGAAGTGATCCACTTCTCTCTCGAAGGGGCTTTAAAGCGATGTCTGCTTGCCAGCTGGAAAACAAGGCTGAAGGTTTGGAGCTTCTGGAAAATAAAGAAGAGAGTATGGATTTGCCTGATTGGATCAAAAATAGGATATTTGCAGGCGACGTAAAAGTAGTCAACAAAAATTATCCCAACTGGAAAGATGAGCTTGATCCTCTCCCGGAAAAATGGAAGATCAACATAGCTGCATTGGGAGATGTTGGAAGCACTCTCGCTATTGGTCTGCGACTTCTTGGTAAAAACATCTCTGACATAGGGTTATATGACAGGAGTCCTGAGAAGCAAAAAAGATGGGAATATGAGCTTAACCAAATAAGAAGACCTTTTGATGAAGGCAGTTTACCGAAAGTGGCAAGTGCCTCCGAAGAAGATTTATTTAACTGTGATATGTTAGTTTTTTGTGCATCAAAGGGTATTCCTCCAGTTGGATCCAATGTATCTGATGTAAGAATGGCTCAATTTGAAGGAAACAGGGAGATTATCCATAAATATGCTAAGATGGCAAGAAATATAGGTTTTAAGGGCTACTTTGCAGTAGTTAGCGATCCTGTCGATCCCTTGTGTAAAGCAGTATTTATTGACAGCAACAGTGATGACAATGGAGAGATGGATTTTAATGGAATAGCTTCGAATAAGATAATCGGTTTCGGATTGGGTGTAATGGATGCAAGGGCTGCTTTTTACGCTGAAAGAGACGTTTCTCTTGGTCAATACCTTAGGGAAGGTCAGGTTTTCGGGCCTCACGGCAACGGCCTTATCGTTGCTGACAGTATGATCGATTATAATAATGAAAAGTCGATATACCTGACAGAAAAAACAGTAAAAGCAAATCTCGAAATAAGAGCACTTGGGTATAAGCCTTATGTTGCACCGAGTCTTTCTTCAGGGAGCCTATCCATAATAGCGGCGATTCAGGGCGAATATTTTTATGGCTCTTCACTAATGGGGCACGTCTATATGGGCTCAAAGATTAGAATAACAGACTCCGGGCTCGAGGTGCCCCAATATAGTCTTCATCCTTTATTGAAGGAAAGGCTTAAGGAAACCTACAATGGATTAAGGAGCATTATATGA
- a CDS encoding flavodoxin family protein, protein MRQLTVVIPSEPGRLLKKMIKRAVGDNSHRIIRSAMELPDMTENDILFAVELNPIGVNTEMNHILEKLWERGKSSLSGSRGGLLVHSSYNSFTKTASQDIIYLANQLGCLFPGRPAIEANENLDNFQPMEKIYRMPLEEICLLKCEELGRRLISTQEYFRNKSIAVLHSSNKGTSNTLQLWDLVRKNLSGIDITEVYLGNGNITDCRGCSYKTCKYFGRQSKCFYGGIVVEEVYPAISNSSTLIMLCPNYNDMLTANIVATINRLTALFRKTKFYDKKLFSVIVSGYSGGDALAKQLISSLNMNKTFELPPAFSLQATANDPGSILRIEDIEDKAREFAKHIMKNI, encoded by the coding sequence ATGAGACAATTAACTGTAGTAATACCCTCTGAGCCTGGACGATTGCTAAAAAAAATGATAAAGAGGGCTGTAGGGGATAACTCCCACAGAATAATAAGGAGCGCCATGGAGCTTCCTGACATGACTGAAAACGATATCCTGTTTGCTGTTGAGCTAAATCCAATTGGAGTAAACACTGAAATGAATCATATCCTGGAAAAGCTCTGGGAAAGAGGCAAATCCTCGCTATCAGGCTCCAGAGGTGGACTTCTTGTACACAGCAGCTATAACTCCTTTACCAAAACAGCGTCACAGGACATAATATATCTTGCAAACCAGCTTGGTTGCTTATTTCCTGGAAGACCGGCGATTGAAGCCAATGAAAATCTGGATAATTTCCAGCCAATGGAAAAAATCTACAGAATGCCTCTTGAGGAAATTTGCCTGTTAAAATGCGAGGAGCTTGGAAGAAGACTCATATCAACACAGGAGTACTTCAGAAATAAAAGCATAGCTGTACTTCACTCGTCCAATAAGGGTACCTCTAATACTCTCCAGCTATGGGACCTTGTAAGGAAAAATCTAAGTGGGATTGATATTACTGAGGTATATCTTGGAAATGGAAATATAACTGACTGCAGAGGCTGCAGTTACAAAACTTGCAAATACTTTGGCAGACAATCAAAGTGCTTTTATGGAGGGATCGTTGTTGAGGAGGTGTATCCTGCGATAAGCAACTCTTCGACTCTGATAATGCTTTGCCCCAACTACAACGATATGCTCACTGCCAATATAGTAGCCACAATAAACAGATTAACAGCACTTTTCCGCAAAACTAAATTCTATGATAAAAAGCTCTTCTCTGTTATCGTTTCCGGATATTCCGGAGGAGACGCACTGGCAAAGCAGCTTATAAGCAGCTTGAATATGAATAAGACCTTTGAGCTCCCACCTGCATTCTCCTTGCAGGCAACGGCAAATGACCCCGGCTCCATCCTTAGAATAGAGGACATCGAGGACAAAGCAAGAGAATTTGCAAAACATATTATGAAAAACATATAG
- a CDS encoding arsenate reductase ArsC — MRKPRVAFICVHNSCRSQMAEALGKHLASEVFDSYSAGTETKPQINQDAVRIMKDRFSIDMEETQHSKLLDELPEIDIVIKMGCNVICPFLPSQYEEDWGLDDPSGKPDEEFHRVIDIIEKNMVDLSRRISEGEIELQL, encoded by the coding sequence TTGAGAAAACCGAGAGTTGCATTCATATGTGTTCATAATTCCTGCAGAAGCCAGATGGCCGAGGCTTTGGGAAAGCATCTTGCTTCCGAGGTATTCGACAGCTACTCAGCTGGAACTGAGACAAAACCCCAAATAAATCAGGATGCAGTAAGGATCATGAAGGACAGATTTTCAATAGACATGGAAGAGACTCAGCATTCAAAGCTTCTTGATGAGCTGCCAGAGATAGATATTGTCATAAAAATGGGCTGCAACGTGATATGTCCATTTCTTCCGAGCCAATATGAGGAGGATTGGGGACTTGACGACCCATCAGGAAAACCAGATGAGGAGTTCCACAGGGTGATAGATATTATTGAGAAAAATATGGTCGATCTATCCAGGAGAATAAGTGAAGGGGAAATTGAGCTTCAGCTATAA
- the arsB gene encoding ACR3 family arsenite efflux transporter, with protein sequence MKSNKLHGISFFEKYLSIWVALCMIVGVAIGVYLPQIPKFLSNFEYYKVSVPVAILIWLMIYPMMLKVDFKSVKKVGENPKGLIVTWVTNWLIKPFTMFAIAYVFFNIFYRGMIDSDTAKQYLAGAVLLGAAPCTAMVFVWSHLTKGNPAYTLVQVATNDLIILVAFVPIVALLLGVSDILVPWNTLFLSVVLFVVIPLAAGVISRNVITKNKGLEYFEKVYIPKFSNVTIIGLLLTLIIIFSFQGQIIIDNPINILLIAVPLIIQTFLIFFIAYFWSKAWKLPHDVAAPAGMIGASNFFELAVAVAISVFGLTSGAAVATVVGVLVEVPVMLILVKIANNTRHWFDNGSSRLKEV encoded by the coding sequence ATGAAAAGTAATAAGTTGCATGGAATAAGTTTTTTCGAGAAATACCTTTCGATCTGGGTCGCTCTATGTATGATAGTAGGTGTAGCTATAGGCGTATATTTGCCACAAATACCTAAGTTCCTAAGTAATTTTGAGTACTATAAGGTGTCAGTGCCGGTTGCGATCCTGATTTGGCTTATGATCTACCCTATGATGCTAAAGGTAGATTTTAAGAGCGTCAAAAAGGTGGGGGAAAATCCTAAGGGCTTAATAGTTACATGGGTAACAAACTGGCTGATCAAACCTTTTACAATGTTTGCTATAGCATATGTATTTTTTAATATATTTTATAGAGGTATGATAGATAGTGATACAGCCAAGCAGTACCTGGCTGGAGCAGTTTTGCTTGGAGCGGCACCATGCACCGCGATGGTATTCGTCTGGAGCCACCTTACAAAAGGAAATCCCGCATATACCTTAGTGCAGGTTGCCACTAATGACCTGATAATACTTGTGGCTTTTGTACCTATAGTTGCCCTGCTGTTGGGAGTAAGTGACATTTTAGTGCCATGGAATACTCTTTTCCTTTCAGTAGTACTATTTGTTGTGATTCCTTTGGCAGCAGGTGTGATATCAAGAAATGTTATAACAAAGAATAAGGGACTTGAGTATTTTGAAAAAGTATATATACCAAAGTTCAGCAATGTCACAATAATCGGGCTTTTACTGACGCTTATAATTATTTTTTCGTTTCAGGGGCAAATTATTATCGACAACCCAATAAACATTCTGTTGATAGCAGTTCCTCTGATAATACAGACATTTTTGATATTCTTCATTGCATATTTTTGGTCGAAAGCATGGAAACTGCCTCATGATGTTGCTGCTCCTGCAGGAATGATCGGAGCGTCTAATTTCTTTGAGCTTGCGGTTGCTGTTGCAATATCTGTATTCGGTTTGACATCAGGCGCAGCGGTAGCAACAGTCGTCGGTGTATTAGTTGAAGTACCTGTAATGCTGATCTTGGTCAAGATTGCTAATAACACAAGGCATTGGTTCGATAATGGCTCAAGTAGACTTAAGGAGGTGTAA
- a CDS encoding ArsR/SmtB family transcription factor, protein MEELFKAIGDENRLRILNLLTDYELCVCEIEVLLDLNQSNVSRHLGKLKSSGIISSYKDGQWIHYRLSDEFKKNSTDLLKYLREQVFNRSAYVRELRKCKIYIDSPLSCQDITSDKDRVQVFLEGELERQIFLEESKNEK, encoded by the coding sequence ATGGAAGAGCTTTTTAAAGCCATAGGGGATGAAAACAGGCTTCGGATATTGAATCTGTTGACGGATTATGAGCTCTGCGTATGTGAAATTGAGGTCCTCCTCGATTTGAATCAATCCAATGTGTCAAGACATCTGGGTAAGCTAAAATCATCAGGCATAATTTCATCCTATAAGGATGGTCAGTGGATCCACTATAGACTAAGTGATGAGTTCAAGAAGAATAGCACTGACTTACTCAAATACCTTAGAGAGCAGGTTTTCAATAGGAGCGCTTATGTTAGAGAACTTAGAAAATGTAAAATATACATCGACAGTCCTCTAAGCTGTCAGGATATAACCAGCGACAAAGACAGGGTGCAGGTTTTCCTTGAAGGGGAGCTTGAGAGGCAAATATTTCTGGAGGAGTCCAAAAATGAAAAGTAA
- a CDS encoding MATE family efflux transporter — protein MESAFDKKKIRGDITRIANPVFIELLLGTLFGMVDMMMLGRSGSTEITTASIAAVGITNQLIFVGLSLVQALNVGATAMVARYIGSGKTDKIESVVKHIIIMTQIFLVLPILYLGLVKSLWVMEVLGAESDTISIGMGYFRVVTLGFIFQGFNFSLFAALRGAGDTRTPMNINIKVNLLNVFGNAVLIFGLLGFPALGVTGAGISTAVSQFIASILLVRYLIKSKGHIKLNLRHRFKIDNDVIYNLVKIGVPASLEQIAFRAGILIFTRMVATLGTIAYATHQICINIMNLSFTPGQAFGTAASTLTGRSLGAQDPDLAERYIKESRGIGSIISALMGLLFFFLGPYVAMLYTDSPEVIAEATRVLKLMAFIMPFQGSQLIVAGGLRGAGDTIWTLVATFAGIIGVRIALAWLFVVVLGYGLLGAWLSVLIDQFVRWVFISLRFRTNKWKYISIR, from the coding sequence ATGGAATCTGCATTTGACAAGAAAAAAATCCGAGGTGACATAACCAGGATAGCAAACCCCGTTTTTATAGAGCTTTTGCTTGGTACCCTATTTGGAATGGTCGATATGATGATGCTTGGTAGATCTGGATCTACCGAGATAACTACTGCATCAATAGCTGCAGTAGGCATAACCAACCAGTTGATATTTGTTGGCCTTTCACTGGTACAAGCACTTAATGTCGGGGCAACCGCAATGGTAGCGAGGTACATAGGTTCTGGAAAGACAGACAAGATAGAGTCCGTGGTGAAACACATAATTATCATGACTCAAATTTTTCTCGTTCTGCCTATTTTGTATCTTGGACTGGTGAAAAGCTTATGGGTAATGGAGGTTCTGGGTGCTGAAAGCGACACTATATCAATAGGGATGGGTTATTTCAGGGTGGTTACTCTAGGATTTATATTTCAGGGCTTCAATTTCTCTTTATTTGCTGCACTAAGAGGTGCTGGGGATACCAGGACCCCAATGAATATAAATATTAAGGTAAATCTATTAAATGTATTCGGTAACGCAGTTTTGATCTTTGGTTTGCTGGGTTTCCCAGCGCTGGGAGTAACAGGAGCAGGGATATCAACTGCAGTTTCACAATTCATTGCAAGTATACTATTGGTAAGGTACCTAATCAAAAGTAAAGGTCACATAAAACTTAATCTAAGGCATAGATTTAAAATTGACAACGACGTAATATACAACCTGGTGAAGATTGGAGTGCCAGCATCATTGGAGCAGATCGCTTTCAGAGCGGGAATACTTATTTTTACAAGAATGGTTGCCACACTTGGTACGATTGCATATGCGACCCATCAGATTTGTATAAATATAATGAATCTATCCTTTACACCAGGTCAGGCCTTTGGAACTGCAGCTTCGACATTGACCGGAAGAAGCCTTGGGGCTCAGGATCCTGACCTTGCGGAGAGATATATTAAGGAAAGCAGAGGCATAGGATCTATAATATCGGCTTTAATGGGACTCTTATTCTTCTTCCTTGGACCATATGTGGCTATGCTGTATACAGACAGCCCGGAGGTTATTGCTGAGGCAACACGTGTTCTTAAGCTGATGGCCTTTATCATGCCGTTTCAGGGATCTCAACTTATTGTAGCTGGCGGTTTAAGGGGAGCTGGGGATACTATATGGACTCTGGTAGCGACATTTGCAGGCATAATAGGTGTAAGAATAGCACTGGCGTGGTTATTCGTAGTAGTTCTTGGATATGGACTCCTTGGGGCATGGCTTTCAGTACTGATAGACCAATTTGTTCGATGGGTTTTTATCTCACTTAGATTCAGGACAAATAAATGGAAATACATTTCTATAAGATAA
- a CDS encoding phospho-sugar mutase, which translates to MEYRERYQSWLDDPYFDEATKAELRAITDENEIEDRFYQDLEFGTAGLRGKIGAGTNRMNNYTVSLATQGLAQTIINHGEKAMKKGVAIAYDVRQYSDKFAEIAARVLAGNGIKVYLFDDIRPTPMLSYTVRRLGTISGIVVTASHNPKEYNGYKVYWEEGSQILDDIADEILNEIDSIEHFRDIKVMELDEAKSKGLIEIIGGAIDDEYNDKLLNMAINDDIDKSVKIVFTPLNGTGNIPVRRVLKDRGFTDITVVPEQENPDWTFATVGYPNPEDTKAFKYARNLGLKVKADVLLATDPDCDRVAIGVLNDNGDYTYLNGNQTGALLIYYILSQRFEKGTLPENPAIVKSIVTGDLGKAIAKKFGVTTFETLTGFKHICAMANEWDITEAFSFIFGYEESIGYVYQDLVRDKDAVVSSMMIAEMAGFYKKQGLSLLNVLEKIYEEFGYYSEKQISIVLEGVEGQQRIKRMMDDIRHMPVESIGEMMLQKTVDYLSDETDAGRSNVLKYYMDDGSWYAIRPSGTEPKIKLYIYSKGKSEKDAKDKVELIEKVVRHRMESVE; encoded by the coding sequence ATGGAATATAGAGAAAGGTATCAGTCATGGCTGGATGATCCTTATTTTGACGAAGCAACCAAGGCTGAGCTTAGAGCCATAACAGATGAGAACGAGATTGAGGATAGATTTTATCAGGATTTGGAGTTCGGTACTGCAGGCTTGAGAGGAAAGATTGGAGCAGGCACCAACAGGATGAATAACTATACTGTAAGTCTTGCTACCCAAGGTCTTGCACAAACAATAATCAATCATGGCGAAAAAGCTATGAAGAAAGGAGTTGCCATAGCTTATGATGTCAGGCAATACTCCGATAAGTTTGCTGAAATTGCTGCAAGAGTTCTTGCTGGTAATGGAATAAAGGTATATTTATTTGATGATATTCGACCAACCCCCATGCTGTCGTATACAGTTAGAAGACTTGGGACTATTTCCGGAATCGTCGTAACGGCGAGCCATAATCCTAAGGAGTACAACGGGTATAAGGTTTATTGGGAGGAAGGCAGCCAAATCCTCGATGACATAGCAGATGAGATACTTAATGAGATAGACAGTATTGAGCATTTTAGAGATATAAAAGTAATGGAACTTGATGAAGCAAAGTCGAAGGGATTGATTGAAATAATTGGCGGTGCCATCGATGATGAATACAACGACAAGCTCCTTAATATGGCGATAAATGATGATATTGATAAGTCTGTCAAGATAGTCTTTACTCCGTTGAACGGCACAGGCAATATTCCGGTAAGAAGAGTTCTGAAGGATAGGGGATTTACAGACATTACTGTTGTACCCGAGCAGGAAAATCCTGATTGGACCTTTGCAACAGTGGGCTATCCGAACCCTGAGGATACTAAAGCATTTAAATATGCGAGAAATCTTGGACTGAAGGTCAAGGCAGACGTATTGCTTGCTACAGATCCTGATTGTGACAGAGTTGCGATAGGAGTTCTGAATGATAATGGTGATTACACCTATCTGAATGGAAATCAAACAGGTGCATTGCTTATTTATTATATTTTGTCACAGAGGTTTGAAAAAGGAACACTTCCCGAAAATCCGGCAATCGTTAAGAGTATCGTAACAGGAGATTTGGGCAAGGCAATAGCTAAGAAATTTGGCGTAACAACATTTGAAACTCTTACCGGATTCAAACATATCTGCGCAATGGCAAACGAGTGGGATATAACAGAGGCATTCAGCTTCATATTCGGATATGAGGAAAGCATAGGGTACGTCTATCAGGATTTAGTAAGAGATAAGGATGCAGTGGTTTCATCCATGATGATCGCTGAAATGGCAGGATTTTATAAGAAGCAGGGACTGAGCCTTTTAAATGTTCTGGAGAAAATATATGAAGAGTTTGGCTATTACAGCGAGAAACAGATTTCTATAGTTTTGGAGGGAGTTGAAGGACAGCAGAGGATCAAGAGAATGATGGATGACATCCGTCATATGCCTGTTGAATCTATCGGCGAAATGATGCTCCAAAAGACAGTGGACTATTTGAGTGACGAGACGGATGCAGGACGCTCAAATGTTCTGAAATACTATATGGATGACGGATCATGGTATGCAATAAGGCCTTCAGGAACGGAGCCTAAGATAAAGCTTTACATTTACTCGAAGGGTAAGTCAGAAAAAGACGCAAAGGATAAAGTGGAACTCATAGAAAAAGTAGTGAGGCATAGGATGGAGTCAGTAGAGTAG
- a CDS encoding gamma carbonic anhydrase family protein, whose protein sequence is MIKNLKDVKPNIHSEAFVAETADVIGDVEIGEGSSIWYGAVLRGDIEDIKIGKYSNIQDNATVHTETHIPTRIGDYTVIGHNAIIHGCTIGSNTLIGMGSTILNRAVIGDNCIIGAGTVVTEGKVIPDNSMVIGIPGKIVRQVTEEEAEAIKSNAMRYNELWKKHLD, encoded by the coding sequence ATGATCAAGAATTTAAAGGATGTAAAACCAAATATTCATTCTGAGGCCTTCGTTGCAGAAACAGCAGACGTTATTGGAGATGTCGAAATTGGTGAAGGTTCCAGTATCTGGTACGGAGCTGTATTGAGAGGAGATATCGAGGATATAAAGATAGGGAAGTACTCAAATATACAGGACAATGCCACAGTCCATACTGAGACTCACATACCTACAAGGATCGGCGATTACACTGTAATAGGTCATAATGCGATAATACATGGATGCACGATAGGAAGCAACACCTTGATAGGGATGGGATCCACAATCCTTAACAGGGCTGTAATTGGGGACAATTGTATAATAGGCGCTGGAACTGTTGTAACTGAAGGGAAAGTAATACCTGATAATTCAATGGTGATAGGGATACCAGGTAAAATAGTCAGACAGGTAACTGAAGAAGAGGCTGAAGCCATAAAAAGCAATGCAATGAGATATAATGAGCTTTGGAAGAAGCATTTGGATTAA
- a CDS encoding gamma-glutamylcyclotransferase family protein has translation MLYFAYASNLSKKYMAGRCPHAVPLKKVRLKDHKLTFNELADIVPFKGEDVIGGLYLISKQDLEKLDALEGHPDLYERMMVELEDEEGNLYEAFVYSMVDKKEQAPPESYYKILIEGYKDWEIDMKRLERARRFE, from the coding sequence ATGCTTTATTTCGCTTATGCCAGTAACCTAAGCAAGAAATACATGGCTGGAAGGTGTCCGCACGCTGTGCCTCTGAAGAAGGTAAGACTAAAAGACCATAAACTGACCTTCAACGAGTTGGCAGATATTGTACCATTTAAGGGAGAGGATGTAATTGGGGGTCTGTACCTCATCTCCAAACAGGACCTTGAAAAGCTTGATGCACTTGAGGGTCATCCTGATCTTTATGAACGAATGATGGTTGAACTGGAAGATGAAGAAGGGAACCTATACGAGGCTTTTGTATACTCCATGGTAGACAAGAAAGAGCAGGCTCCCCCTGAAAGCTATTACAAGATCCTCATTGAAGGTTATAAGGACTGGGAAATCGACATGAAAAGGCTTGAAAGAGCCAGACGATTCGAATAA
- a CDS encoding YdbC family protein: MAEIKFEITEKLGVLSESSKGWKKELNKVSWNEYPAKYDIREWDPDHQKMGKGITLSKEEMRLLKEIINSLELD, translated from the coding sequence ATGGCAGAAATCAAGTTTGAGATAACTGAAAAACTGGGTGTTCTAAGCGAGTCATCGAAGGGCTGGAAGAAGGAGCTTAATAAAGTATCCTGGAATGAATATCCCGCAAAATACGATATCAGAGAATGGGATCCGGACCATCAAAAAATGGGCAAAGGCATTACTTTGAGTAAGGAGGAGATGAGGTTGCTGAAGGAGATCATCAACAGCTTAGAATTGGACTAA
- a CDS encoding TraX family protein, with product MNSLILKLIALTTMIIDHYGAIFQPGNLTFRLIGRLAFPIYCFLLVEGFFHTKDVKKYSLRLFLFALISELPFDYAFFGGIYWGHQNIFFTLFIGLIAMILLEKSKDGSYITKLLVGLSAAFIATVLSTDYAYIGIIYILAFYYTHWIPSLKRLTIVAAIMFLTNMIGSSGLQQYSLLALIPLMMYNNKQGLKNKILQLSFYAAYPLHLLLFAILK from the coding sequence ATGAACTCGCTGATATTAAAGCTCATCGCGCTTACTACAATGATAATCGACCACTACGGTGCAATATTCCAACCAGGAAATCTTACCTTCAGGCTTATTGGTAGGTTAGCTTTCCCTATTTACTGTTTCCTGTTGGTTGAAGGTTTCTTTCATACCAAGGATGTTAAAAAATACTCCTTAAGACTTTTTTTATTTGCCTTGATTTCTGAGCTTCCATTTGATTATGCTTTCTTTGGTGGTATCTATTGGGGACATCAAAATATATTCTTCACATTATTTATCGGTCTTATAGCAATGATTCTGCTTGAAAAATCCAAGGATGGAAGCTACATAACTAAGCTCCTTGTGGGATTAAGCGCTGCTTTTATTGCAACGGTCCTTTCTACTGATTATGCATACATCGGAATTATATATATACTCGCCTTTTACTATACACATTGGATACCTTCATTAAAAAGACTTACTATAGTAGCTGCAATAATGTTTCTTACAAATATGATTGGATCCTCTGGATTGCAGCAATACTCCCTTCTTGCTCTGATTCCATTGATGATGTATAACAATAAGCAAGGTCTAAAAAACAAGATACTCCAACTATCGTTCTATGCAGCATATCCTCTTCATTTATTATTGTTTGCAATCTTAAAATAA